A genomic segment from Malaclemys terrapin pileata isolate rMalTer1 chromosome 1, rMalTer1.hap1, whole genome shotgun sequence encodes:
- the IFNG gene encoding interferon gamma, translated as MTPQIYLFILLSISSCFGCFFCQSILPKIEEDIEKLKADFNSSQSDVAEGGSIFTERLKSWTEATEKKIILSQIVSMYLKMFDNIGPATSKSHVKNIHNALYTLNDSLTESFKKVKDLMELAKLSMNDKKIQRKAVNELFPTLQKLLLDHSTTHVKRKRSQNQKRKCRC; from the exons ATGACGCCTCAGATTTATCTCTTCATCCTTCTATCTATCAGCTCTTGTTTTGGATGTTTCTTTTGTCAATCAATTCTTCCTAAAATAGAAGAAGATATAGAAAAACTCAAAGCTGACTTT AATTCAAGTCAGTCAGATGTAGCTGAGGGCGGATCTATTTTCACAGAAAGACTGAAAAGTTGGACAGAG gcaactgaaaaaaaaatcatactcagCCAGATCGTTTCCATGTACTTGAAAATGTTTGATAATATTGGCCCGGCTACAAGTAAATCGCACGTCAAGAACATACACAATGCCCTGTATACGTTGAACGACAGCCTAACTGAAAGCTTCAAAAAAGTAAAAGACCTAATGGAGTTGGCAAAACTTTCG ATGAATGATAAGAAAATCCAACGCAAAGCTGTTAATGAACTTTTCCCCACCTTACAAAAACTACTACTGGACCATTCAACTACTCACGTAAAGAGAAAAAGGAGCCAAAATCAGAAAAGGAAATGTAGATGTTGA